ACCATGGTTGGTACATTTTTTCCTGGGCTTAGGCATGGAGGCTAATGTAAAACATCCTCAGGTTATACGTGAACAAATAAAGAGCAAGCTACAGAAACTAATCAAACAATACAAATGAAGATTAGAATAATTTGAAATCTAGTTAAGAGCTATAAAAACCAGGTATTTTGTTAAGTGCGTGGTGTCTTTTCATCCCTTCCTTCTGCCCCATTGCTTACATGAGTTTTTTATTATCAATTATAATAGGATTTTCCCAAATAATGTTGAACTTATGATCTTCATAAAGAATAGTCATGTCATTCTGTTTTTTCAACATTACTTTGTACTGTTTGATTTTCAGTGGCAACTTTTATCATATATTTCTTCATTCAAGTATGTTTTTACATCCCTTAAAAGATTTGAATTGTCCGTATATTATGCCTACACTAGCAACAGAAAAAGCACCCATTAGAGTGCTTTTTAATTTAATTACCCTTATTTAGATCATCTGGATAAACAATTGTGTTAATTACTTCTCCGTTTGATTCGTCTTTAAAAATAACTGTAACCTTAAATTTCTCAGAATCAACACCACTAAAAAGTTGATAATACATGCCTGTTAATGCTAGTCCCATTGAAGCCATTGCGTCAAAACTATTTTCAAACTGTTCTTTATTGACAGTTAGCGTAAACTCAGTAAAGGATTTATTATATGAAACATCCTTGATTGAGGCAAAATCCTTACTAGTTTTAATTTCTTCAATCGTTTCTAAAATATCCTTTTCCATCTCTTTCATCATTTCTTTATGAACGGATTTAGACATTTTATAAGTGACCGAACCGTCATCGTTTTTAATGACTTCCTTAATCCTTTCTTTTTTCACTTCAGTAATAACAGAATCGATTTCCTGACCCTCGAAAAGGGAAGCTGGAATTGTAACCTCCACATTTAAAAGTCCTTTATCAACTTTAAATGATTCATCTTTAGTTTCTTCTGCTGCTCTATCAGCATTATCGCTTTTCTTGCCACTTTCACTCTCTTTATCTTGGCCACATGCTACTAGTAAAATACTGAATAACAATGTCAGTGGTAATATAAGTATTTTTTTCATTGTTTGAGCCCCCTTCTCCATAAATATACATAGGTTATGGAGGAAGTTCTATTGTTATTTTTAAATTCATGCACATATACCAATTTTTTGATAAAAAATAACCTCTAATCATGTAATAGGTTACATTGGTGAAGAGAATTATTAAACATGTTCACAAACAAACATCCAAAAAGTTATACCTCTGCATGTAATTTTTTCATTCAGCTTCAAATCTTTGAATTCAAGCTAGTTAGTAACCAAATAATCTTTCTTAGAACTGTTTAAAAATTACTTCGTCTTTGCTGAATCGTAATGTACAAACCGATTAGACGATCAGTGGTCATTGCACCATTCTGTAAATCCTTCAAATGTAATTCCTGAACAATGCCATCTTTAACTGCCTGTGCAATAAAATTTTCTGTTTCAGTTTTCATAGTCGGAGAGCCTGGATTCCATGTTTGTGTCAATTTTATTTCCTCCTTTGGTTTGTTTTCAACAATTACTTCAACTTTCGTTTTACAGCTATTTGGCACAATTACTTGATTTTCCAATTTATAGCCCGCTGGCATCTTCCAATTTGCTCTAGTCTCAAAATGTGGTCGATCTACTCTACCAACCCAGTCACCCCCCCAGATGATGCCTAGCTTTCTAGCAATAGCCCCTACTTGAGTGAGTGTTGTTACATCATATAAAGAATGAGGAGGACCCACAGCAATATCCCAAGCTAGCCGTGACTTATGATTGCTAGCTAAAGTCCATGTAACAATTTGTCCTGGCCTTGTACGTCCTTGTGCATAAAGATAATTTTGTCGTTCCTGTGAGCGATAAGTCTCTGTAATAAAGATATTTTTAATTCCAGCTTTAAAACACTCCTGAAATAATAATCGGCAAGCAGTTTGCGCAGCAGGTAATAACTCAGTTAATTCTCTGCAAGTGGTCGTTACGCTTGAACTCATTTACTATGTCCTCCCTCTATAAATGTTGATATATCAACGGTCTGACCCGTTTTTAAAAATGATGAAAATATTTTTTCACCGCATAGTACATATAGTCTTTTCTAGTTCTTCAATTCATTGTCATTTGGTGAGTACGCTTCGCTAAAGTTAATTGAAAAAAATTAACTTTTAATTCCACTATATGATGCACTAATGGATCTCTGCGATGCTTATGACGACTCACCCTCCCATGTCTCTTGGCGTCTAGCGCATACATTCCTTCGTTCGGTCTATTCATAAGGCAGAGGCTGGCGATGCTCCTTAAGGGACTCGTAGTCTTATGGTGAAAATAATGCCGGCTTCTCCGTGTCATCCTTCTGTTAGAGGTCGAGTTCTGATTGCTTAGGCTGCCTCTCCGAGACAATAAAGGTCTTTCATCATTTGGCTCACATCAAAATGTACTTTCTTCTTGCACAAGGTGTGTAAAATCTTCAGTAACTTTCCACAGAGCACGACAATCGATTGTTTCTTTCGAAGTGGATTGATGGTGCGTGTAGTGTAATAATCATGTAATTGCTTAAAGGCCTCATTATGACGAATTAACGGGATCATGACACGGAATAAAAGAGCTCGAAGTTTTCTTCTACCACGCTTAGAAATCCGTTTTTTTCCTTTATGCTGTCCAGAAGAGTTTTCACGTAATGTGAGTCCCGCTAGTTTGATTAATTGGCGTGGATGCTCATATTGTGTAAGAGAACCAACTTCGGAAAGCAGCTCGACAATTGTTACGTCTCCGATTCCAGGTACTGATGCTAAATACGCATAATCCGTCATTTGTTTTGCCAGTTCTATAAGCTGGGCTGTTAATTCATCAAGCTGAGCTTGCATCAATTGATACTGGGAAAGTAGTGTAGCGATTTCAATGCGTGCCATCACTAAGCCTTCTGTCAGTCCAATCGAGCTTTGTGCCACCTCGACTAATTGTTTTGCCTTTGGTAGCTGTGGACTTTTCATCCCATCTACTTGGCGGTATAAAAGTAATAATTCTTCTGGCGTTTTCCCTTGAATGTCCATCGGCAGTGGTGTCTTTTCAAGCGCCGCATACGCCATTTTCCCGAAGTTTTTAAATACCTGTGTAAACTCAGGAAAAAAGCGATCTAACCAACGGATCATTCGATTTTGTAAGGCATTTACATCTTCTTGGATTTTGGCACGCAAGGTTGTACCATTACGCAATTCAGCTTCCACGCCTTCTAGAATACGTGGGTAACTAAACCGTCCATCTCGCATTAAACGTGCAATGACGAGCGCATCCTTTTGGTCATTCTTTGTTTGAAGATTGTCATCTAGCTCTTTGGAACGATTGACATGATGAGGATTCACCATGATAAATGGAATTCCGTGTGCTTGCAGATAGGCAGCGAGATTCATCCAGTAGTGACCTGTGGGCTCGAAACCGACAAGAATTTCACTTTTTTCATGGGTAGCACGTAAAGCCAGTAATCTTTCATAAAAAGCATCGAAACCTTCTCTTGTTTGCGAGAAAGGGAACGATTTATGGAGCACGCGTCCTCTTTCATCAACCGCGCATGCATAATGTGTATGCTTGGCAATATCGATACCGATGACGAGTGTTTTTTCAGAGACTTGATTAATCTTTTGGTTCCTATTAGAATTCATAAAAGGAGTCCTCCTGTGTGATAGTGGGTCAATGGCTGTTGACACTCATGCATCATACAAGAGGGCTTTTCTGATTTCAAGCCCCTGAAAATCCTTCTAACAGGAATGCTCCTTTTTGGTTTTAAATATTCTTTCAATTTCTTAATAGAAACAAATCCCTATCAATTATATCTTTTTCCCCATCACACTTAAACACTTTAAAGGAATTTTATGTTAAAATTACATCATAATGCCAAATAAAAAAGCACCCTCTTTAGAGAATACAACTTCAGAACAAAAACCTTTTCTCTATCATCCGAGCTATATTATTTAACAATTTGTCACTTCTAGATTTAGAAGTGATTTTTTGTTTATCTTATTATTAATAAGCCAATACTAAACAATATTAGGTTTATTACTATGAACAATGATTAGCCCCATCTATCCCCTGTGTTCATAGTAATGAACCATAATCCGATTCGACACATACCATTGGGAGGATACATATGAATAAACATCCTTTATCCCTTTTCATAATCATAGTTAGTACATTCTTATTATCAGGTTGCTGGGATATTAATGAACCTCAAAGGATGTATTATATTAATGCTGTTGGTGTTGATTTTAAGGATAATCTGTATGAAGTGTATGTTCAATTTATTAATTTTGATGACGTGGCGAAATCAGAACAGCCAAATCCTAATATTGTACCAGCAGAGATAGGCTATGCAAAAGGAAGAACAGTGGATGAGGCTATATACAAATTATATAATTCAAGTGATCAAAAGATTTTTTGGGGACATATGAGATATATGGTCTTCTCAGAAAGTGCTTTAGAGGATGAGCGAGGTATTCCAGCGATTGATACATTTATTCGTTATAGAGATACTCGGTATCAAATTTGGGTCTATTGTACAAAAGATCCTATGAATGAAATATTGCTCACAACGCCACTATTAGAAGGTTCGCATGCTGTTTCAAAATTAAGTAATCCTATAAATCCGACTAGAAATGAAACATTTATATTACCAAGAAACCTGAGAGACATAGTCATTGGATTAAATGAACCAAGCCATGAAATTAATCTCCCCTATGTAACAATGAAAAAAGATTGGGCAACATCAAAGGAAGCCACAGAAGAAACATTCTTTTCAGGTATTGGTATATTATCAAAAGATGGCTTTAAAGGAAGTATAGAGAATGTTTCTGCAAGAGGATTTCAGTGGACTCACAATGAGACAAAACAAGGAGAACTTACTATTAAATTAGATAATCATGAAGATTATTTATCTGTAAGTATTGAAAAGCTTAAAATTATAGTGGAACCCATCATAAAAAATGAAAAGCAGGTTTCATTTGAATTTCATATAAATATTAATGCTACAATCAATGGATATAAAACAAAAGTTACGACAGATGAATTAAGAAAAAAAATAAAAAAAGAAATGAGAAAAGAAATACGAGAAACGTATAGAGAGGGGCTAAAATTAGACGCAGATATATATCGTCTATCAGAAGTACTCTATAGAGATAACGTAAAAATGTGGAAAAGGTTAGAGAAAAATGGAAAGATCCCATTAACAGAGAATTCAATTCGTAAGATCAATATCCATATCAATAAAATAAACCCAGGAAGAAAAACATTTGCTGAAACAATAAAAGAATAAATGAAATATAATCAGAGAAAAATTACCAAAGTACTTATCAAGCCTTTACAACCACAAAAAGGACCAGGTTCAAAATTTAATTGAACGCTGGTCCTTAATAATTGTTTTTACATCATGAATCGATTCAATTGAGGCACTTAAGATATTTCATAGTATGTACTCCTTTTTATTTATTTATAGTCTATTTTTTAAACAAGTGCTCATTCTATAAATACTATTCATATTTTCTTACCTTTGGGTTATTTCTAGCCTATCAATAGTTATACCGAAATTTCAATTGTGGATTTCCGAAAGTAAACCTTTCGGACACCGATTATTTTCTTTCGGTTTATGTTGAACACTTCATGTTTTCACTATGCTTTATATCTAGGTTTCCTCAAAAAAATGACTAGGCTCAAAATTGAATGCCTAGTCACTTTTTCATTGATTCATGACATCATTAGATTATCATATAGCTCTATACAAAATCTGAACAATAAAAGGCAATTTAAGCCAAAAATTGTTTACAATAACTAAAGAGATGACAATTAATCACACGAAGAACCTCCGTCTGATGAGTCACTGTAATTTGAAGTGTTGTCTGAACAATGATTATTGTTGTTGTCTTGTAAAGAAAATACTGAACCCGTTGAAATAAAATCTGTTGTACCAGTGCCTGAATGTCCAGATCGGCTTTTTGCATTAACAATATGTTTTGACTTCTTTATGTTGAGTAAAAATCCCACTAAAAGAATCATGACCACACTTACAACAATAAATTCCATTCTTTCCCCTCCCTGCGAATTCATTAATTTTTTTGAAACATTATATTCAATTCATCTCTTCATCGTTATCGTTATCGTTAATTGGTTTGATATTGATATTAAGCTTAATGCCTCACTAAATGGTTTTAAAGGCAAAGTAGTCTCCAAGGAAATTAGGGAGAAGATCACAAAACAAATAAAAAAAGAAGTAATGGAAACTTATGAGGAAGGATTACAAATAGACACTGATATTTAACGTTTATCTGAATATCTTTATCGTTAAAACGTGAAAGTGTGGAAAAATTTAGAGAAGGATGGGAAAATTCCATTGACGAAAGATTCAATCAGTAAACTAGCTGTCCATGTCATCAAAATTAATCCTGGAAGAAAAACGTTTGCTGAAACAATAAAAGAGTAAGTAAAATTGCATTACCAAAGCCCCTCTAAGGAACTTTGGTGATGCATCGTTTTTTAGCCGTTGATTTTCAGTTGTTTTATATCCTCTATCAGCATGTCAACATTTTCTTTTTTTGTCGCCCAGCTCGTACAAAATCTTACAACACTAAAATTAGCATCGATCTGTTCCCACATTGAAAAGGCATATTTTCCACTTAATTTAGCAAGCATATCGTTTGATAAAATTGGAAATTGTTGATTTGTTTTAGAATCATATCGTAGAGAAAACCCATTTTCAACAAATGCTTCTCGAATCTTCATTGCCAATGCTACAGCATGACTAGAAATCTCATAGTATAAGCCATTCTCAAATAATGTCTCAAACTGAATTCCTAATAATCTTCCTTTAGCCAATAATCCACCTTTTTGTTTGATTAAGTATCGAAAATCCCTTTTTAAGTCCTCATTTATGATAACGACTGCTTCCCCAAATAATGCACCTATTTTGGTACCCCCAATATAAAACACGTCGCAAAGCCTCGCAATATCCACTAGCGATAAATCGTTATCCTTAGAAGCCAATCCATACCCTAATCTTGCACCATCCATAAATAAAGGTATACCACACTCACGGCAAATTTTACTTAATTCTCCCAATTCCTTTTTACTATATGTCGTTCCATTTTCTGTAGGATGAGAAATATAAACTAAGGCTGGCTGCACCATATGTTCATGAGTAGCATCGTTCCAATGGGTATCAAATAATTCTTTTACCTGTATTGCTTGAATTTTTCCATCTTCACTCGGAACGGTCAGCACTTTATGGCCCGTTGCTTCAATTGCCCCTGATTCATGAACAGCTATATGACCTGTTTTTGCTGCAACAACGCCTTGATGAGGACGCAAAATTGAAGCAATAACGGTAGTATTTGTCTGTGTTCCCCCTACTAAAAAGTGTATATCTGCATTGTCTATACCACACTCTTTTTTAATATAAGCTCTTGCTTTTTCACAATGCTCATCCATTCCATATCCAGGAGACTGTTCTTCATTCGTTTCCACGATTCTTTTTAGTATATGTAGATGGGCACCTTCTGCGTAATCATTTTCAAAACGTATCATTCAAATCCCCCAATTTATCTAATTTTTGCTGAATCAACATCATAGAAGAATGAACTTCTTTTATTTCCTTCTGTGAAAGACCATGAAACAATTTAACAATTTGCTCATCCGATTTTTTATTTAGCTGCTTAAATAAATCAATCCCCTTTGGTGTTAAACTAATAAGGCTTGTTCTGCTATCAGCTGTTGAAGCCTTTTTACGAATGACACCATCTCTACCTAGCTTGGCAATAATTCTACTCATATAACTTCGATCAATATCAAGCTTCTCAACTAAATTATTTGCTATACACTGTTCCATAAATCCAATTTCTAGAATAATCCTTGCCTCAGTAAATGAATAATCGGTATTTAGCACATGACTATCCAATAAATTTAACAGCTTTGTATAAAAGCGATTAAATTTCCGAATATCAGAGACAATATTGTTATCTTCTAAGCGCATTAAGAGGCTCCTTTTTAGTGGATTTTGTCAACTATATTTCATTTAGTGGACTTTGTCAACTTTTAAAAAGATTAGAAAAAATCAAAAGAGCATGCTTTGAAATAAAAATTAGTCAAAGCATACTCTTATTTTAATGTGGTAAATTTTATTATTTTTAAAATCTATAGATATATCAAATGAAATCTTCACTAAGCGTTAGCTCTTCCTACTATTTAGAGTAGAACTCTTCAACCATCTTTAGTAGCTTAGAAAGCGTTTTCCAATTACGGACAGTTGCTGGAATACCCAAGATATCTAATTTGCTGCCAATTTTTGAATTTCGAATACTGTCATAAAATAAAA
This genomic stretch from Lysinibacillus pakistanensis harbors:
- a CDS encoding M15 family metallopeptidase, whose translation is MSSSVTTTCRELTELLPAAQTACRLLFQECFKAGIKNIFITETYRSQERQNYLYAQGRTRPGQIVTWTLASNHKSRLAWDIAVGPPHSLYDVTTLTQVGAIARKLGIIWGGDWVGRVDRPHFETRANWKMPAGYKLENQVIVPNSCKTKVEVIVENKPKEEIKLTQTWNPGSPTMKTETENFIAQAVKDGIVQELHLKDLQNGAMTTDRLIGLYITIQQRRSNF
- a CDS encoding IS110 family transposase, with the translated sequence MNSNRNQKINQVSEKTLVIGIDIAKHTHYACAVDERGRVLHKSFPFSQTREGFDAFYERLLALRATHEKSEILVGFEPTGHYWMNLAAYLQAHGIPFIMVNPHHVNRSKELDDNLQTKNDQKDALVIARLMRDGRFSYPRILEGVEAELRNGTTLRAKIQEDVNALQNRMIRWLDRFFPEFTQVFKNFGKMAYAALEKTPLPMDIQGKTPEELLLLYRQVDGMKSPQLPKAKQLVEVAQSSIGLTEGLVMARIEIATLLSQYQLMQAQLDELTAQLIELAKQMTDYAYLASVPGIGDVTIVELLSEVGSLTQYEHPRQLIKLAGLTLRENSSGQHKGKKRISKRGRRKLRALLFRVMIPLIRHNEAFKQLHDYYTTRTINPLRKKQSIVVLCGKLLKILHTLCKKKVHFDVSQMMKDLYCLGEAA
- a CDS encoding Ger(x)C family spore germination protein, translating into MNKHPLSLFIIIVSTFLLSGCWDINEPQRMYYINAVGVDFKDNLYEVYVQFINFDDVAKSEQPNPNIVPAEIGYAKGRTVDEAIYKLYNSSDQKIFWGHMRYMVFSESALEDERGIPAIDTFIRYRDTRYQIWVYCTKDPMNEILLTTPLLEGSHAVSKLSNPINPTRNETFILPRNLRDIVIGLNEPSHEINLPYVTMKKDWATSKEATEETFFSGIGILSKDGFKGSIENVSARGFQWTHNETKQGELTIKLDNHEDYLSVSIEKLKIIVEPIIKNEKQVSFEFHININATINGYKTKVTTDELRKKIKKEMRKEIRETYREGLKLDADIYRLSEVLYRDNVKMWKRLEKNGKIPLTENSIRKINIHINKINPGRKTFAETIKE
- a CDS encoding threonine aldolase family protein — encoded protein: MIRFENDYAEGAHLHILKRIVETNEEQSPGYGMDEHCEKARAYIKKECGIDNADIHFLVGGTQTNTTVIASILRPHQGVVAAKTGHIAVHESGAIEATGHKVLTVPSEDGKIQAIQVKELFDTHWNDATHEHMVQPALVYISHPTENGTTYSKKELGELSKICRECGIPLFMDGARLGYGLASKDNDLSLVDIARLCDVFYIGGTKIGALFGEAVVIINEDLKRDFRYLIKQKGGLLAKGRLLGIQFETLFENGLYYEISSHAVALAMKIREAFVENGFSLRYDSKTNQQFPILSNDMLAKLSGKYAFSMWEQIDANFSVVRFCTSWATKKENVDMLIEDIKQLKING
- a CDS encoding MarR family winged helix-turn-helix transcriptional regulator, yielding MRLEDNNIVSDIRKFNRFYTKLLNLLDSHVLNTDYSFTEARIILEIGFMEQCIANNLVEKLDIDRSYMSRIIAKLGRDGVIRKKASTADSRTSLISLTPKGIDLFKQLNKKSDEQIVKLFHGLSQKEIKEVHSSMMLIQQKLDKLGDLNDTF